A single Phragmites australis chromosome 4, lpPhrAust1.1, whole genome shotgun sequence DNA region contains:
- the LOC133915163 gene encoding ethylene-responsive transcription factor CRF4-like, translated as MGPNPSLQELAKAAATASEPPRARVVRILVHDADATDSSSSEDEAPPPPPRRWRMGGSVGVKRRVMEAAGARPAVRFRGVRQRPWGRWAAEIRDPHSRRRLWLGTFNTAEEAAAAYDSANIRLRGASAPTNFPSARYSPPPEPAKPIILLTPEPGKQITLPLVPVKPTIPLKVKEEGGSCDGQVEEGSSEVQALALKPMWEMIEGKRKRSSCGNGTRLRTIHVASFCVEEVGGA; from the coding sequence ATGGGTCCAAACCCTAGCCTGCAGGAGCTGGcgaaggcggcggcgacggcgtctGAGCCGCCGCGGGCGCGCGTGGTGCGGATCCTCGTGCACGATGCTGACGCTACCGACTCGTCCTCCAGCGAGGATGAGgcgccacctccgccgccgcggaggTGGAGGATGGGTGGCAGCGTGGGCGTGAAGCGCCGGGTGATGGAGGCGGCCGGGGCTAGGCCGGCCGTGCGGTTCCGCGGCGTGCGCCAGAGACCGTGGGGGCGGTGGGCGGCGGAGATCCGCGACCCgcacagccgccgccgcctgtggCTCGGCACCTTCAACACCGCTGAGGAGGCTGCCGCCGCCTACGACTCGGCCAACATCCGCCTCCGTGGTGCCAGCGCCCCCACCAACTTCCCCTCTGCCCGCTACTCGCCGCCACCGGAGCCAGCCAAGCCGATCATCTTGCTTACTCCTGAACCAGGGAAGCAGATCACCTTGCCACTAGTACCTGTGAAGCCGACCATCCCTCTGAAGGTGAAGGAAGAGGGTGGAAGCTGTGACGGGCAGGTGGAGGAAGGTAGCTCTGAGGTCCAGGCGCTTGCACTGAAGCCCATGTGGGAGATGATCGAGGGGAAGCGCAAGCGTTCCAGCTGTGGCAACGGCACTCGCCTGCGCACAATCCATGTTGCCTCCTTCTGTGTGGAGGAGGTTGGCGGGGCCTGA
- the LOC133915164 gene encoding KH domain-containing protein SPIN1-like isoform X1 — protein sequence MSGLYSQGFSPARNLSPQIRRNPDVDSQYLAELLAEHQKLGPFMQVLPICTKLLSQEIMRVSSILHNHGFGDFDRHRYISPSPMSSPNPRSNIPGSEFSPWSGLQERLGFPQGTSMDWQGAPPSPSSHVIKKILRLEVPVDSYPNFNFVGRILGPRGNSLKRVEASTGCRVFIRGKGSIKDPGKEDKLRGKPGYEHLSDPLHILIEAEFPASIIDARLIHAQEIIEELLKPVDESQDFYKRQQLRELAMLNSTLREDSPHPGSVSPFSNGGMKRAKTGQ from the exons ATGTCGGGGCTCTACAGCCAGGGGTTCTCCCCTGCGAGAAACCTCTCCCCTCAGATTAGAAGAAACCCTGATGTTGATAG TCAATACTTGGCCGAGTTGCTCGCCGAACACCAAAAACTGGGGCCTTTCATGCAGGTGCTGCCCATATGCACCAAGCTGTTGAGCCAAG AGATTATGCGAGTATCAAGCATTCTTCACAACCATGGATTTGGCGATTTCGACAGGCATCGGTATATTAGTCCTAGTCCGATGTCCTCACCAAACCCCAGATCTAACATCCCCGGCAGCGAGTTCAGTCCTTGGAGTGGACTGCAAGAG CGATTAGGTTTTCCTCAAGGAACCAGTATGGACTGGCAAGGAGCACCACCGAGCCCTAGCTCTCATGTTATAAAGAAGATTCTACGTCTGGAGGTCCCAGTTGATTCCTATCCGAAT TTCAATTTTGTGGGCCGCATTTTAGGACCTAGAGGTAACTCCCTAAAGCGTGTAGAAGCATCCACTGGCTGTCGTGTTTTCATTAGAGGAAAGGGTTCCATCAAAGATCCAGGGAAG gaggACAAACTACGAGGAAAACCGGGCTATGAGCACCTGAGTGATCCATTGCATATCTTGATAGAGGCTGAGTTCCCTGCCAGTATCATCGATGCAAGGTTGATACATGCACAGGAGATTATAGAAGAATTGCTCAAACCAGTG GATGAGTCACAGGATTTCTACAAAAGGCAACAGCTCAGGGAGCTGGCAATGCTGAACTCCACCCTGAGAGAGGACAGCCCTCATCCTGGGAGCGTCTCTCCATTCAGTAATGGCGGTATGAAACGCGCGAAAACAGGCCAGTAG
- the LOC133915164 gene encoding KH domain-containing protein SPIN1-like isoform X2, producing the protein MSTAYFLCRLSWKEIMRVSSILHNHGFGDFDRHRYISPSPMSSPNPRSNIPGSEFSPWSGLQERLGFPQGTSMDWQGAPPSPSSHVIKKILRLEVPVDSYPNFNFVGRILGPRGNSLKRVEASTGCRVFIRGKGSIKDPGKEDKLRGKPGYEHLSDPLHILIEAEFPASIIDARLIHAQEIIEELLKPVDESQDFYKRQQLRELAMLNSTLREDSPHPGSVSPFSNGGMKRAKTGQ; encoded by the exons ATGTCCACTGCTTATTTCTTGTGTCGACTCTCATGGAAAG AGATTATGCGAGTATCAAGCATTCTTCACAACCATGGATTTGGCGATTTCGACAGGCATCGGTATATTAGTCCTAGTCCGATGTCCTCACCAAACCCCAGATCTAACATCCCCGGCAGCGAGTTCAGTCCTTGGAGTGGACTGCAAGAG CGATTAGGTTTTCCTCAAGGAACCAGTATGGACTGGCAAGGAGCACCACCGAGCCCTAGCTCTCATGTTATAAAGAAGATTCTACGTCTGGAGGTCCCAGTTGATTCCTATCCGAAT TTCAATTTTGTGGGCCGCATTTTAGGACCTAGAGGTAACTCCCTAAAGCGTGTAGAAGCATCCACTGGCTGTCGTGTTTTCATTAGAGGAAAGGGTTCCATCAAAGATCCAGGGAAG gaggACAAACTACGAGGAAAACCGGGCTATGAGCACCTGAGTGATCCATTGCATATCTTGATAGAGGCTGAGTTCCCTGCCAGTATCATCGATGCAAGGTTGATACATGCACAGGAGATTATAGAAGAATTGCTCAAACCAGTG GATGAGTCACAGGATTTCTACAAAAGGCAACAGCTCAGGGAGCTGGCAATGCTGAACTCCACCCTGAGAGAGGACAGCCCTCATCCTGGGAGCGTCTCTCCATTCAGTAATGGCGGTATGAAACGCGCGAAAACAGGCCAGTAG